GACAGGGCAAAGCAGTTTGCATCATTCTCCACGCGCACCTGGCGTTGCAGGGCGGTATCGAGGTCCCTGCCGAAAGGCTGATGGTTCAGCCAGGTGGCATTGGCGTTTTTGACGAGTCCTGTTTCAGGTGAGATGGCACCCGGAATACCAATACCCAGCGATGTTGTGGATTTGCCGCTCGATTTATTCTGGAATGGCACGGCATTGAGTCGCGCCTCGACATCAAACACAAAATCCCGGACAGCGATCACGGCGTCCTGATAAATGCCCGGATTGGGCACACGCTCCCGCAGCACAAGCGCGCCGAAACGATCGAGAACCGCGATCTCGATTTTGGTACCGCCAAAATCGATACCTAGACGATAATCAGCCATAAAGAAGACCTTAATAAATATACGTCACAAGAAAGACGACGGCGCATGATGCGCAGTTATCCGCGAGACGTAAAGACTATACCTCCGCCAGTTGGATCTTGACCCTTATTGCAGAGACACTCATCATGAACAGGATGAAACTTGACCTCGCATCGACGACGATTTTTGACGCAAGGCACCTTAAATGCCCGATTTCCGTGCTTGCGGCCAAGAAATTTCTCAGTCGCGTTGCCGCAGGCGCGGTGGTCGAGGTGATTTCGGATGATCGTGCAAGTCTTGCCGGTTTCCAGGCTTTGTGCCGGGATCGTCACCATCATTTGATCGGCTTCAAGGATCGTGGTGACGCTTTTACATTGACGATTTTGCGTCGCGATACAGTTTAACGTTACAGTATATGTGGCAAAAAATCACCGTTTTTCGAGAGAAACCGAACCTGCGCGACGTTAGACGTTGGCGAAATGCCCCTTGCGCGCTATCCCTCCCCTCTCGGCGATGGGGCCTGTCAGACTTACTGAAGAACTGGTAAATTTAAGATGAGCAAAGACCTCTTGAAAATGTCTTTTGAGGACGCTCTCAGCGAGCTTGAGAATATTGTCCGCGATCTGGAAAACGGCCAGATGAAGCTTGAAGAGGCCATCACCGCCTATGAACGCGGCGCGGCGTTGCGGCGTCATTGTGACCTCAAACTCAACGAGGCGGAGATGCGTGTCCAGAATATCCTCGACCGTGACCGTGCCACCAACGACATAGCCGCGCAGCATGATGGCACCGCCCCCGGCGCGCGAGACGTCACCTCATGAACCTCCAGTCCCCAGTTACAACGTCACCTATGAAAACCTCTCAAGACCTCACAGCCTACCTCAAGCGGGCAGCCTCAGCTATTGAAGCGACCATCGCCTCCCTCCTGCCTGACGTGGCGGGGGATGAGCAGATTCTAATTGATGCCATGCGTTACGCCTCACTCAATGGGGGCAAACGCCTGCGCGGCTATCTCGCCACGGAAGTCGCGTCGATCTTCCATGCCGGGTCACACGGTGCGCTGCGCGTTGCTGCCTCCGTTGAGATGCTGCACGCTTATAGTCTGGTCCATGATGATCTCCCCTCCATGGATGATGATGACCTCCGCCGTGGCCAGCCTTCAACCCATCGCAAATTTGATGAAACCATCGCCATTCTCGCCGGTGATGCATTGCAGACAAAGGCTTTTGAAATCCTTGCAAGTGCGGAAACCCATCCCGACCCGACCATTCAGGTGCGTCTCGTCGCCGCTTTGGCTGAGGCTTCCGGCGCGGCGGGAATGGTGGGGGGTCAGGTCGTTGATATCAGGGGAGAAGGCCGCAATCTGCCGATAGAACAGGTGCGCCGCCTCCATGCCATGAAAACTGGCGCGCTCATTCGTTATTCTGCCGTCTCCGGCGCGATTCTCGGCGGTGCGGATTCAAGGGAGAGGGCCATGATTGACGCTTACGGGCGTGACCTTGGCATGGCGTTTCAGGTGGCGGATGACGTGCTCGATTCCACGGCGACGGAAGAGGAACTCGGCAAAACCGCCGGGAAGGACGCCGCAAGCGGAAAATCGACTTATGTCGCATTACTCGGTATTGAAGGCGCAAAGGCGGAAGCGGCGCGCCTCGCAGAGAGCGCCGTCGCGTCCCTGTCAATTTTTGGAGAGCGCGCCGACGCGCTCAGAGCCCTGGCTCGTTATGTCGTCGAACGGAGAAATTGAACACGATGTCAAAGCTGGATAATGGACATTCCGTCTCGACGATACCGACGCTCGGCAAATACCCGTTGCTTGACCGCGTCACCACGCCGGATGATCTGAAAAATCTGTCAATCGATCAACTCCGGCAGCTCGCCACTGAATTGCGCTCAGAGACGATCGACACCGTCTCAACGACCGGGGGCCATCTGGGGGCCTCGCTTGGCGTTGTGGAACTGACCATCGCCATGCATGCGGTTTTCGATACGCCGGATGATAAAATCATCTGGGATGTCGGCCATCAGGCCTATCCGCATAAAATCCTGACAGGGCGTCGGGACCGCATCCGCAGCCTTCGTCAGCCGGGGGGACTTTCCGGATTCACCCGCCGCGCTGAGAGCCCTTACGACCCGTTCGGCGCCGCGCATTCCTCCACCTCGATTTCCGCGGGGCTAGGCATGGCGGTGGCGCATCACTTCCAGGCGGAAAAAGATGCGTCTTACCGTGAGCGTTCCGTCCTGGCGGTTATTGGTGACGGCTCCATTTCCGCCGGCATGGCCTATGAAGCGATGAATAACGCCGCCGTCGCCGGGCCCGGCGCGAAACGCCTCATCGTGATCCTCAATGATAATGAGATGTCGATTGCCCCGCCTGTGGGCTCCATGTCCAAATATCTCTCCCGCCTGATGACGTCGCGGCAATTTCTGGGCCTCCGTGACCTGGCCGGGCGTTTCGCCAAGCACCTCCCTTCCCGCTTGGAACATGCCGCCAAGCGAGCGGAAGAGCTGACGCGCGGGCTGATCATCGGGGGCACGTTATTTGAGGAGCTTGGTTTCTATTATGTCGGCCCGGTGGATGGACATGACCTGACCCAACTCGTCCCGATATTGCGCAATCTGCGTGATAATAATGAAGGCCCCATCCTCCTCCATGCCATTACCGAGAAGGGTCGCGGCTACCAGCCTGCCGAATCTGCGGGCGACAAATATCACGCCGTCAATCTCTTCAATGTGGTGACGGGAGAGCAGAAAAAGGCACCTTCCGGCCCGCCAAGTTATACGTCCGTCATGTCGCGTGAGCTTCTGCGCTGTGCGGGTGAGGATGATCGCCTCGTCGCCATCACTGCAGCCATGCCATCCGGCACCGGGCTGGATGCTTTTGCGAAATCCTACCCCGAGCGTTTCTTTGATGTCGGCATTGCGGAGCAACATGCGGTGACCTTCGCAGCCGGTATGGCGACGGAGGGCCTCCGTCCCGTCTGCGCCATTTATTCGACCTTCCTGCAACGCGCCTATGACCAGGTTGTCCATGATGTAGACCTGCAAAACCTCCCTGTTCGCTTCATGATTGACCGCGCCGGGCTGGTGGGCGCGGATGGCGCGACCCATGCGGGGTCGTTTGATCTCAATTATCTGTGCTGCCTGCCCAATATGGTTGTCATGGCCCCGAGTGATGAGATCGAACTCACTCATATGACCGCAACCGCCTGCGCCTATGATGCCGGGCCGATCGCACTGCGTTATCCACGTGGCAGCGGCATCGGGCTTGACCTTCCTGAGAAGGGTGAGGTGCTGCCGATCGGCGTCGGGCGCATCGTGCAGGAGGCCAATACGCGCCCCGATCAGAAACACGGCGTTGCGATCCTGTCCCTCGGAACACGGCTCGAGGAATCGCGCAAAGCAGCGGATAGGCTGGCCGCGCAGGGCATCCCCGTCACCGTCGCCGATGCACGCTTTGCCAAGCCGGTCGATACGGCGCTGATCGACAGGCTGGCGAAACGTCACGATGTCTTCATCACGCTTGAGGAAGGTGCTGCGGGTGGTTTCAGCAGTCTGGTCGTGCGACATCTCGCAGAGACAGGGCAGCTTGACCACGTGAAATTCCGCCCGATGGCCCTGCCCGACGCCTATATCGACCATAATAAGCCAGATGCCCAATATGATGAGGCGGGCCTGACCGCACGCCATATTGTCGCGACAGCGGCGACGGCCCTC
This DNA window, taken from Acetobacteraceae bacterium, encodes the following:
- a CDS encoding sulfurtransferase TusA family protein, with the protein product MNRMKLDLASTTIFDARHLKCPISVLAAKKFLSRVAAGAVVEVISDDRASLAGFQALCRDRHHHLIGFKDRGDAFTLTILRRDTV
- a CDS encoding exodeoxyribonuclease VII small subunit produces the protein MSKDLLKMSFEDALSELENIVRDLENGQMKLEEAITAYERGAALRRHCDLKLNEAEMRVQNILDRDRATNDIAAQHDGTAPGARDVTS
- a CDS encoding polyprenyl synthetase family protein, with the protein product MKTSQDLTAYLKRAASAIEATIASLLPDVAGDEQILIDAMRYASLNGGKRLRGYLATEVASIFHAGSHGALRVAASVEMLHAYSLVHDDLPSMDDDDLRRGQPSTHRKFDETIAILAGDALQTKAFEILASAETHPDPTIQVRLVAALAEASGAAGMVGGQVVDIRGEGRNLPIEQVRRLHAMKTGALIRYSAVSGAILGGADSRERAMIDAYGRDLGMAFQVADDVLDSTATEEELGKTAGKDAASGKSTYVALLGIEGAKAEAARLAESAVASLSIFGERADALRALARYVVERRN
- the dxs gene encoding 1-deoxy-D-xylulose-5-phosphate synthase, with protein sequence MSKLDNGHSVSTIPTLGKYPLLDRVTTPDDLKNLSIDQLRQLATELRSETIDTVSTTGGHLGASLGVVELTIAMHAVFDTPDDKIIWDVGHQAYPHKILTGRRDRIRSLRQPGGLSGFTRRAESPYDPFGAAHSSTSISAGLGMAVAHHFQAEKDASYRERSVLAVIGDGSISAGMAYEAMNNAAVAGPGAKRLIVILNDNEMSIAPPVGSMSKYLSRLMTSRQFLGLRDLAGRFAKHLPSRLEHAAKRAEELTRGLIIGGTLFEELGFYYVGPVDGHDLTQLVPILRNLRDNNEGPILLHAITEKGRGYQPAESAGDKYHAVNLFNVVTGEQKKAPSGPPSYTSVMSRELLRCAGEDDRLVAITAAMPSGTGLDAFAKSYPERFFDVGIAEQHAVTFAAGMATEGLRPVCAIYSTFLQRAYDQVVHDVDLQNLPVRFMIDRAGLVGADGATHAGSFDLNYLCCLPNMVVMAPSDEIELTHMTATACAYDAGPIALRYPRGSGIGLDLPEKGEVLPIGVGRIVQEANTRPDQKHGVAILSLGTRLEESRKAADRLAAQGIPVTVADARFAKPVDTALIDRLAKRHDVFITLEEGAAGGFSSLVVRHLAETGQLDHVKFRPMALPDAYIDHNKPDAQYDEAGLTARHIVATAATALGVDIEAQSA